A region of the Candidatus Bathyarchaeum sp. genome:
TATGCTTTTTTGTTGATTTTCTTTTCTTGAAAGACTGGAAACAGTAACCCCAACTCTTCGTGCTGTTACATCGGATTCTTCAAAGAATTTTTCAAAAAGCAGTTTTACTTCGTTTTTGAAAATTTCCAAACTGTTTGTTGCATTCTCGATGGTGTTGGAACGGCTATGAACTTCCAGATTATCTGCTACTACTCGTATGGTAACTGTTTTGTAAAATAGATTCTTAGCAACAAGCCTGCCATGGACATCATCACATAGCTTGTAGGCTTTTTCTAGAACAACAGTCAAGTCTTGGGTGTCCTCTTTAAGGGTAGAAATTCTACCAATAGACTCGGGGTCACCCCGTTCTTCAACTGGGTCATCATCAATACCTAAAGATGCATTATGAAAATAGACACCCAGTTTTCGGCCAAAAAGACCTACCAGTTTTTGCACATCAAACTTTGCTAGATGTCCAATGGTATGAACATTCAAGCTTTCCAGTTTCTTTTCTGTCTTTTTTCCAACCCCAACCAAACTCCGAACCGGCAAAGGCGCCAAAAACCTGATTACTTCTTCAGGATTAACCGATGTTAACCCGTTTGGCTTTTGATAGTCTGCTGCAATTTTAGCAACTAGCTTGTTTGGTCCAACTCCAACCGAGCAGGTAAGCTGTTGCTGACTGAAAATTTGGTTTTTTATTTTTTTTGCCAACCGTTTTGCTTTAACATAACTTTTTCGTGTTTTTTGAGTTGCGTCCAAGTACGCTTCATCAATGCTGACCTGCTCAAAGCTGTCAGAATAACTTCGCAAAACATCCATTATTTCATCCGAAATTTTCTTGTAAAAGGGCTTATCCACAGGCAAAAACACCGATTCAACTCCTTCAAGCCTTTTTTTGGCAAGGGAAATTGGAATTCCTGATTTTACTCCATGCTGTCGGGCTAAATAGTTTGATGTGCTTACTGCTCCGCTGTCTTCGGTGCGTCCAGAATACACACAAACAACAACTGGTTTGTCTTTGATGCTTGGATTTCGGCGCTCTTCACATTGGGCAAAGAAATAATCCAAATCCACCACCATCACAATTCTGGCATGCAAAAATCAAGCAGCCCCACCAAGATATTACCTCTAAACTCTGATGATTATTCCTTAATAATATGCCCCAAAAGTAAAGCTTGCTTTTTTGTGTTTATTTGTTTGTCCTGACTCAATTTTTATTCCAGTCGGTCAGAGAACGTATTATATTCTTGGTCCTATCTAGTTGTAATCATGAACGCTTGTATTCTATATTATTCTCAAACAGGGAACACCAAAAAATTTGCCGAAGTAATATCAAATTCTTTGAACATTTTTGCAGTTTATGACTTAACAACCAACGAAGCCAACATTGTCAAGCAACACGATATGGTTATTCTTGGAACTCCTGTTCATGGTTTTAATCCATCAAAAGAATCTGTGGAATTTGTAAAACAATTACCCGAAGGCAACGGAAAAAAGACAATACTGTTTTGCACTTACCGTCTGTGGAAAGGCAGGGTCTTCGGAAAACTGAAAGGGGAACTCAAAAAGCGGGGTTACAGCACGATTTTGTGTGTTTCCGCAAAAGCCAAAGAATTCACTGACGCAGACTTTGTAGAGCCCGTAAAAAAGATCAAAGAAAAAATGGAAAAATAAGAAAATCGACTCTTGGCTGATTACTTTCTTTGTCTACTATGCATTCTCGCAGGTAATCGTCTAGTTTTCCCTTGGAACTACTTCTATGCTGTAGTCTAGATCTTTAATACTATTCTTGTAGTTCTTTGCTGGAACAATTACCTTGTTGAGGTCCCATATTTCTGCGGTCTTCATCTACTATTTCTTCATATGTTCATTGCTGAAACGAGTTAACCTGAAACGTGAGGCCCCTTGAGCAACAAACTGAACAAACTTTCGACGATTATCAACCGTGTTGGGCATGGTGTTGTTCATTCTGACTACTTTGCCGTGGCTTCATATCTTGTCCTATAACACATTCAACAAGATTGTAAGAAACGGGGTACCCTTCTATGGATTCAAAATTTTTCCAGTCCCAATCTTTGCCCCTGATTGCCTCTTTTTCTTCGCCTAAGTAGTCCAACTTGTTAACTCCTAGCTTTTTTCATCTAGTCCGTTGCACGGTTTGCACAGACTTTTTAGCGCGCGTGCTATCCTGAAACTGAAAAGCTGTAACTGAAAAGGTAAATGGTTACTACCAACGTCAGTACATTCCGAAATGAAAGTATCTATGCCCGTTTTTGGCTAGTTTTTTGTGCAAGAAGATTTTATTAATAAGTTGCTTTGGAACTGTTAGTTACAAGATTAAAAGAAGGTAAACATGATGAAAAACAACATTGCAGTTATTGGCGCCGGCGTAATTGGGGGTTCTGTTACAAAAAGCATTCTGAAAAGTGACTATGGAGGCAAGATTACAGTTGCCGATATTCAACTAGAAAAAGCCAAAGAGCTAGAAACCATGGGTGCAGCTTTAACCACTGATAACAAGAAGGTGGCAAAAAATGCTGATGTTGTTTTTTTGTGTGTGAAACCTAACCTCTTAAAGCCTGTTTTGCAGGAAATCAGCAACGAAGTTGAAGGCAAGCTTGTGGTTTCTACGGCTGCGGCGGTTACGGTTCAGTTCTGTAAACGGGTGGCACCAAAAGCTCGTATTGTGCGCATTATGCCTAATGTCGCCATTTCGGTGCAGGAATCTTTTACTGCTTACTGTTGCGACAG
Encoded here:
- the dinB gene encoding DNA polymerase IV; this encodes MHARIVMVVDLDYFFAQCEERRNPSIKDKPVVVCVYSGRTEDSGAVSTSNYLARQHGVKSGIPISLAKKRLEGVESVFLPVDKPFYKKISDEIMDVLRSYSDSFEQVSIDEAYLDATQKTRKSYVKAKRLAKKIKNQIFSQQQLTCSVGVGPNKLVAKIAADYQKPNGLTSVNPEEVIRFLAPLPVRSLVGVGKKTEKKLESLNVHTIGHLAKFDVQKLVGLFGRKLGVYFHNASLGIDDDPVEERGDPESIGRISTLKEDTQDLTVVLEKAYKLCDDVHGRLVAKNLFYKTVTIRVVADNLEVHSRSNTIENATNSLEIFKNEVKLLFEKFFEESDVTARRVGVTVSSLSRKENQQKSITSFFGGSNN
- a CDS encoding flavodoxin domain-containing protein, encoding MNACILYYSQTGNTKKFAEVISNSLNIFAVYDLTTNEANIVKQHDMVILGTPVHGFNPSKESVEFVKQLPEGNGKKTILFCTYRLWKGRVFGKLKGELKKRGYSTILCVSAKAKEFTDADFVEPVKKIKEKMEK